A single genomic interval of Natronoarchaeum philippinense harbors:
- a CDS encoding ABC transporter substrate-binding protein, with translation MTRISRRSVLKSTGALGMAGLAGCLSEDGPGGGGSDSLRIGVMQPLTGDLEYYGQQSLWGFLSGLAYKHDADPLDIDSAGEETVEGDEYDYELLIEDTEFDADQAQSVATDLVQNRDVDVLFGTASSGSARQVIGSVVANTDTPFIAGPAAAADITSSSEYCHDRVFRANENTAMDARSGGQYVANQTDVQRVYIMAADYSFGRAVARNYRTVLESEGIEIVGEQFVPRGYSEFQGLYDNAVEANADAVIGGFTVSTLPAFLSTGLAGDYDLRMFGGFATMISNRAIGGVAQRTFGEDFTAQDLRDAELGPFTTRYHWNQYDNEINNTFVEDYTNTYGTVPDLFTSGTFTAASSLVQAVEESGSTSADDVVDALTGMTVQDTPKGEGGYTYQEYNNQARSSMTIANPVPTSDEWASNWDAAVMPSEPIATVGGEESTLSQDAGGMDCNLSG, from the coding sequence ATGACACGCATTTCCAGACGATCGGTCCTGAAGAGCACTGGCGCGCTCGGGATGGCCGGCCTCGCCGGCTGCCTGAGCGAAGACGGCCCCGGCGGTGGTGGGAGCGACTCGCTCCGTATCGGCGTCATGCAGCCGCTGACCGGCGACCTAGAGTACTACGGCCAACAGAGCCTCTGGGGGTTCCTCTCGGGGCTGGCGTACAAGCACGACGCCGATCCGCTCGACATCGACTCCGCGGGCGAGGAAACAGTCGAAGGCGACGAGTACGACTACGAACTCCTGATCGAGGACACCGAGTTCGACGCCGATCAGGCCCAGTCGGTCGCAACGGATCTGGTTCAGAACCGCGACGTCGACGTGCTCTTCGGAACGGCGTCGTCGGGCTCGGCGCGACAGGTGATCGGCTCGGTCGTGGCCAACACCGACACGCCCTTTATCGCCGGGCCGGCGGCGGCTGCCGACATCACCTCCTCCAGCGAGTACTGCCACGATCGGGTGTTCCGAGCCAACGAGAACACCGCGATGGACGCGCGCAGCGGCGGCCAGTACGTCGCCAACCAGACCGACGTTCAGCGGGTGTACATCATGGCCGCCGACTACAGCTTCGGTCGCGCCGTCGCGCGGAACTACCGGACCGTCCTCGAGAGCGAAGGGATCGAAATCGTCGGCGAGCAGTTCGTCCCGCGGGGCTACTCCGAGTTCCAGGGGCTGTACGACAACGCCGTCGAGGCGAACGCCGACGCCGTCATCGGCGGCTTCACCGTCTCGACGCTGCCGGCGTTCCTTTCGACCGGCCTCGCGGGCGACTACGACCTCCGGATGTTCGGCGGCTTCGCGACGATGATCTCCAACAGAGCGATCGGCGGCGTCGCCCAGCGGACCTTCGGCGAAGACTTCACCGCCCAAGATCTCCGAGACGCCGAACTCGGGCCGTTCACGACGCGGTACCACTGGAACCAGTACGACAACGAGATCAACAACACGTTCGTCGAGGACTACACGAACACGTACGGGACCGTCCCCGACCTGTTCACGTCCGGGACGTTCACCGCGGCGTCCTCGCTGGTACAGGCCGTCGAGGAATCAGGATCGACCAGCGCCGACGATGTCGTCGACGCGCTCACCGGTATGACCGTCCAAGACACGCCGAAAGGAGAGGGCGGCTACACCTATCAGGAGTACAACAACCAAGCCAGATCGTCGATGACGATCGCGAACCCAGTGCCGACGAGCGACGAGTGGGCGAGCAACTGGGACGCCGCGGTGATGCCGAGCGAGCCGATTGCAACCGTCGGCGGCGAGGAATCGACGCTCTCACAGGACGCCGGGGGGATGGACTGCAACCTCTCAGGATGA
- a CDS encoding SDR family oxidoreductase, with translation MGEDITPPEVEREDIHTIDDDRFAPESVCLVTGAASGIGRAVALSAAANGLTVAATDIDEDGLDGTAQRAAAMDAEGAIETVPTDLRNDAEMDALVDAATELGDLRFLANVAGLQHVDPIEEFPMDAYDEIQDVMVRAPTYLAKRCLPHMREAGGGCVGNMASVHGHYVTSDKVAYNVAKFGLRGLTQSIAAEGDGDVRSFSVSTGYVKTPLVTGQIPDTAEQRGISEREVVEDVMLGQSRQTEMLAPVEVGNLFLFGFSELARHLNGGDLLFDGGMTLTYA, from the coding sequence ATGGGAGAGGATATCACGCCGCCCGAGGTCGAGCGCGAGGACATCCACACGATCGACGACGATCGATTCGCCCCCGAGAGCGTCTGTCTCGTCACCGGGGCGGCCTCGGGCATCGGCCGCGCGGTGGCGCTTTCGGCGGCCGCGAACGGGCTGACCGTGGCGGCGACCGACATCGACGAGGACGGCCTCGACGGAACCGCCCAGCGCGCGGCCGCGATGGACGCCGAAGGCGCGATCGAGACGGTCCCTACTGATCTCCGAAACGACGCCGAGATGGATGCGCTCGTCGACGCCGCCACCGAACTCGGCGACCTCCGATTTCTGGCGAACGTGGCGGGCCTCCAGCACGTCGACCCCATCGAGGAGTTCCCGATGGACGCCTACGACGAGATCCAGGACGTGATGGTGCGCGCGCCGACGTACCTCGCAAAGCGCTGTCTTCCCCACATGCGCGAGGCGGGCGGCGGCTGCGTCGGCAACATGGCGTCGGTCCACGGCCACTACGTCACCAGCGACAAGGTCGCGTACAACGTCGCCAAGTTCGGACTGCGCGGGCTGACCCAGTCGATCGCCGCCGAAGGCGACGGCGACGTGCGCTCCTTTTCGGTCAGCACCGGCTACGTCAAGACGCCGCTGGTGACCGGGCAGATCCCCGACACCGCCGAGCAGCGCGGTATCTCCGAGCGCGAGGTGGTCGAGGACGTGATGCTCGGCCAGTCCCGCCAGACCGAGATGCTGGCGCCCGTCGAGGTCGGAAACCTGTTCCTGTTTGGCTTCTCAGAGCTCGCACGGCACCTCAACGGCGGCGATCTGCTCTTTGACGGCGGCATGACGCTGACCTACGCGTGA